In Morganella morganii, the following are encoded in one genomic region:
- the ppsR gene encoding posphoenolpyruvate synthetase regulatory kinase/phosphorylase PpsR has product MSITTGSSSDTQNKETRSVFFISDGTAITAEVLGHAVLSQFPIDIIAYTLPFVATVERALEIRQKIDTIFETTGLRPLVFYSIICQDVREAITGSQGCCQDIVQTLVAPIQKEIQMDPQPIFNRTHGLSKRNLSQYDARIAAIDFALAHDDGVSLRNMDQAQVILLGVSRCGKTPTSLYLAMQFGIQAANYPFTADDMDNLQLPAALKPYNNKLFGLTIDPERLAAIREERRENSRYASIRQCRMELAEVEALYRKHKISYLNTTNYSVEEISTKIIDSLGLNRRMF; this is encoded by the coding sequence ATGTCTATCACAACCGGCTCATCTTCTGATACACAAAATAAAGAAACACGGAGTGTCTTCTTTATTTCTGACGGAACGGCAATTACGGCGGAAGTATTAGGTCATGCTGTATTGTCACAATTCCCTATTGATATTATCGCTTACACCCTGCCGTTCGTGGCAACTGTCGAGCGCGCGCTGGAAATCAGACAAAAAATCGATACCATTTTTGAAACCACCGGGTTACGCCCTCTGGTGTTCTACTCCATTATCTGTCAGGACGTGCGCGAAGCCATCACCGGCAGTCAGGGCTGCTGCCAGGACATAGTGCAAACCCTGGTCGCGCCGATTCAGAAAGAGATTCAGATGGATCCGCAGCCGATATTCAACCGGACCCACGGCTTATCCAAGCGCAATCTGAGCCAGTATGATGCCCGTATCGCAGCCATTGATTTCGCACTGGCACATGATGACGGTGTCTCCCTGCGCAATATGGATCAGGCGCAGGTTATTCTGCTCGGCGTTTCCCGCTGCGGTAAAACCCCGACCAGCCTGTATCTGGCCATGCAGTTCGGTATCCAGGCCGCCAACTATCCGTTCACCGCAGATGATATGGATAACCTGCAGCTGCCTGCGGCCCTGAAGCCGTATAATAATAAGTTATTCGGTCTGACCATTGACCCCGAGCGTCTGGCTGCTATCCGCGAAGAGCGCCGTGAAAACAGCCGCTACGCCTCAATCCGTCAGTGCCGGATGGAGCTGGCAGAGGTGGAAGCGCTGTACCGCAAACACAAAATCAGCTACCTCAATACCACCAACTATTCGGTGGAAGAGATATCGACAAAAATCATCGATTCTCTGGGATTAAACCGCCGTATGTTCTGA
- the ydiK gene encoding AI-2E family transporter YdiK — protein sequence MEKSQPGYDLPKLIFAVGAISILIVISFWVLSPFLPGFVWAGMIVIATWPVYTAIRRRVRNSRWIAASVMVMLIILLFVFPLALLINSIVENSEPLMRWVKSPGQLTLPELYWLDSIPVIGPKLFASWTTLVASGGNAMMAKIQPYLGQGAAWFLTQLLSAGKFLFHLAIMLLFSALLYLQGEEAMRGFRHFALRLAGMRGDAAVLLAAMSVRAVALGVVVTALTQAIIGGLGLGLAGVPFAAILTVLIFICCVAQLGPLLIMIPSIIYLFWTGDTTWAVVMIVWAGIVATMDGVLRPYLIKMGADLPMVLILTGVIGGMLSLGMIGLFIGPVVLAVSYTLLKAWMNDVPKPSDDLTEVRAYMEEQLSEKE from the coding sequence GTGGAAAAATCGCAACCGGGTTATGATTTACCTAAACTAATATTCGCCGTCGGAGCGATATCAATTCTCATTGTCATTAGTTTTTGGGTATTAAGTCCGTTTCTTCCGGGCTTCGTCTGGGCGGGTATGATAGTGATTGCCACCTGGCCGGTTTATACCGCAATCCGCCGCCGTGTCCGTAACAGCCGCTGGATAGCCGCATCTGTGATGGTCATGTTGATTATTCTGCTGTTTGTCTTTCCGCTGGCGCTGCTTATCAACAGTATTGTCGAGAACAGCGAGCCGCTGATGCGCTGGGTCAAATCCCCGGGGCAGCTGACACTGCCGGAGCTCTACTGGCTTGACTCAATCCCGGTTATCGGGCCGAAATTGTTTGCCAGTTGGACAACCCTGGTCGCCAGCGGCGGCAACGCGATGATGGCCAAAATCCAGCCTTACCTCGGACAGGGCGCGGCCTGGTTCCTGACTCAGTTGCTGAGCGCCGGTAAATTCCTGTTCCATCTGGCGATTATGCTGCTGTTCAGTGCGCTGCTCTATCTTCAGGGTGAAGAAGCGATGCGCGGTTTCCGTCACTTTGCTCTGCGCCTCGCCGGCATGCGCGGCGATGCCGCCGTACTGCTGGCAGCGATGTCTGTACGCGCCGTGGCACTGGGTGTGGTGGTCACCGCACTGACTCAGGCAATTATCGGTGGTCTGGGGTTGGGGCTGGCCGGTGTGCCGTTTGCCGCCATCCTGACGGTGCTTATTTTTATCTGCTGTGTGGCACAACTCGGACCGCTGCTGATTATGATCCCGTCCATCATTTATCTGTTCTGGACCGGAGATACCACCTGGGCTGTCGTCATGATTGTCTGGGCCGGTATTGTTGCCACCATGGATGGCGTACTGCGCCCGTACCTCATTAAAATGGGGGCGGATTTACCGATGGTACTGATTCTGACCGGCGTTATCGGCGGGATGTTATCGCTCGGAATGATCGGGCTCTTTATCGGCCCTGTCGTGCTGGCAGTTTCTTACACACTGCTGAAAGCGTGGATGAATGATGTGCCGAAGCCGTCAGATGACCTGACCGAGGTTCGCGCTTATATGGAAGAACAACTCTCAGAAAAAGAATAA
- a CDS encoding heme ABC transporter ATP-binding protein, giving the protein MPRITVNNPPPVLVAENVSFSRHGQPVVSDISLTLHCGTITAVTGPNGAGKSTFLRLLSGYYRCDSGQIMLRGKPMASWSAGALAQIRAVMTQQSVISAPYRVRDIIALGDLHREYTQQATTDEVIHLTACEPLLEKRWYQLSGGEQQRVHLARALMQLSCPLPLPRLLLLDEPTAALDLHHQQHLMRMLKQRVSATSLAVFCILHDLNLASLYADHVIMLNNGRIVRQGTPAGVLQKTVLAETYQADLITLRHPLTGNTSVLLAP; this is encoded by the coding sequence ATGCCCCGTATAACCGTCAATAATCCGCCACCGGTGCTGGTTGCAGAGAATGTCAGTTTTTCCCGTCACGGACAGCCGGTAGTCAGTGATATCTCCCTGACTTTGCACTGCGGAACCATCACTGCGGTTACCGGCCCGAACGGCGCAGGTAAATCAACTTTTCTTCGTTTACTCAGCGGCTATTATCGCTGTGACAGCGGTCAGATCATGCTGCGCGGAAAACCAATGGCGTCCTGGTCTGCCGGTGCACTGGCACAAATCAGGGCGGTCATGACACAACAAAGTGTTATCTCTGCCCCCTACCGGGTCAGAGATATTATTGCATTGGGGGATTTGCACCGGGAATACACACAACAGGCAACCACAGATGAAGTGATACACCTGACGGCCTGTGAACCACTGCTGGAGAAACGCTGGTATCAGCTTTCCGGAGGTGAACAACAGCGGGTTCATCTGGCGCGCGCGCTGATGCAACTAAGCTGTCCGCTGCCTCTCCCCCGTCTGTTATTACTGGATGAACCGACTGCAGCACTGGATCTTCATCACCAGCAACACCTGATGCGGATGCTGAAACAGCGTGTAAGTGCAACCTCCCTGGCGGTCTTCTGCATTCTGCATGACCTGAATCTGGCCTCTTTATATGCTGATCACGTCATAATGCTGAATAACGGCCGCATTGTCCGTCAGGGAACACCGGCCGGGGTGCTGCAAAAAACGGTACTGGCGGAAACTTATCAGGCAGACCTGATAACGCTCCGCCATCCGCTTACCGGCAATACATCTGTGTTACTTGCACCTTAA
- the ppsA gene encoding phosphoenolpyruvate synthase produces the protein MSNNGQTPCNVLWYNQLGMNDVPRVGGKNASLGEMITNLSGLGVSVPNGFATTAQAFNDFLEQSGVNQRIYELLDKTDVDDVNQLAKAGAQIRAWVIDTPFSAEFEQDIRHAYEQLSEGEKGASFAVRSSATAEDMPDASFAGQQETFLNVQGIDAIMVAIKHVFASLFNDRAISYRVHQGYDHRGVALSAGVQRMVRSDLASSGVMFTIDTESGFDQVVFITSAYGLGEMVVQGAVNPDEFYVHKPTLEKGRPAIVRRTMGSKKIQMVYADDTSHGKQVRIEDVDAEKCKRFSLTDSEVEELAKQAVTIEKHYGRPMDIEWAKDGNNGKLYIVQARPETVRSNQQVMERYQLNGQSNVLVEGRAIGHRIGAGVVKVIHDLSQMDRIQPGDVLVTDMTDPDWEPIMKKAAAIVTNRGGRTCHAAIIARELGIPAVVGCGDATELLKEGQEVTVSCSEGDTGYVYGGKLDFDIHSSEIDKMPEVGTKIMMNVGNPDRAFDFACLPHEGVGLARLEFIINRMIGVHPRALLEFDQQTPELQAEIRSMMQGYDDPVEFYIGRLVEGIATIAAAFYPKKVIVRLSDFKSNEYANLVGGDIYEPHEENPMLGFRGAGRYVHDDFRDCFALECEAVKRVRNDMDLTNVEVMIPFVRTVAQAEAVVNELAVHGLKRGENGLRLIMMCEIPSNALLADQFLEYFDGFSIGSNDMTQLTLGLDRDSGVVSTLFDERNDAVKALLSMAIKAAKARNKYVGICGQGPSDHQDFAAWLMEQGIDSVSLNPDTVVKTWISLAENH, from the coding sequence ATGTCCAACAATGGTCAAACCCCGTGTAATGTACTTTGGTATAACCAGTTAGGTATGAATGACGTACCCCGTGTCGGTGGTAAAAATGCGTCTTTAGGCGAAATGATAACCAATCTTTCCGGATTAGGCGTGTCTGTTCCCAATGGTTTTGCCACCACGGCACAGGCCTTCAATGACTTTCTTGAGCAAAGTGGCGTCAACCAGCGCATTTATGAGCTGCTGGATAAAACGGATGTTGACGATGTCAACCAGCTGGCGAAAGCCGGTGCGCAGATCCGCGCATGGGTAATTGATACCCCGTTCTCCGCGGAATTTGAGCAGGACATCCGTCACGCGTATGAGCAGTTGTCCGAAGGCGAGAAAGGCGCATCTTTTGCTGTGCGTTCTTCCGCAACGGCTGAGGATATGCCGGATGCCTCCTTCGCGGGACAGCAGGAAACCTTCTTAAACGTGCAGGGTATTGATGCGATCATGGTCGCCATCAAGCACGTATTTGCCTCATTATTTAATGACCGCGCGATTTCTTACCGCGTGCATCAGGGCTATGACCACCGTGGTGTTGCACTGTCTGCCGGTGTTCAGCGCATGGTGCGTTCTGACCTCGCGTCTTCCGGCGTGATGTTTACTATCGATACCGAGTCCGGTTTTGACCAGGTTGTCTTTATCACATCCGCTTACGGGCTGGGTGAGATGGTGGTACAGGGCGCGGTAAACCCGGATGAGTTTTATGTCCACAAACCAACCCTGGAAAAAGGCCGTCCGGCTATTGTCCGCCGCACCATGGGTTCCAAGAAAATCCAGATGGTTTATGCGGATGACACCAGCCACGGCAAACAGGTGCGTATTGAGGATGTGGATGCAGAAAAATGCAAACGTTTCTCACTGACCGACAGCGAAGTGGAAGAACTGGCAAAACAGGCCGTTACCATTGAAAAACACTACGGCCGTCCGATGGACATCGAGTGGGCGAAAGACGGTAACAACGGCAAACTGTATATCGTTCAGGCGCGTCCGGAAACCGTCCGCTCTAACCAGCAGGTGATGGAACGTTATCAGCTGAACGGCCAGAGTAATGTGCTGGTTGAAGGCCGTGCAATCGGTCACCGTATCGGTGCCGGTGTGGTCAAAGTTATCCATGACCTGAGCCAGATGGATCGTATTCAGCCGGGTGATGTGTTAGTCACTGATATGACTGACCCTGACTGGGAACCGATCATGAAGAAAGCGGCGGCGATTGTTACCAACCGCGGCGGTCGTACCTGTCACGCGGCAATCATTGCCCGTGAGCTGGGGATCCCGGCGGTGGTCGGTTGCGGCGATGCCACCGAACTCCTGAAAGAAGGCCAGGAAGTGACTGTTTCCTGTTCTGAAGGGGATACCGGTTACGTCTACGGCGGCAAACTGGATTTTGATATCCACTCTTCTGAAATCGATAAAATGCCGGAAGTGGGCACCAAAATCATGATGAACGTCGGTAACCCTGACCGTGCATTTGACTTTGCCTGCCTGCCGCATGAAGGTGTCGGCCTGGCACGTCTGGAATTTATCATCAACCGTATGATTGGTGTGCACCCGCGTGCACTGCTGGAATTTGATCAGCAGACTCCGGAATTACAGGCTGAAATCCGCAGCATGATGCAGGGCTATGATGATCCGGTTGAATTCTATATCGGTCGTCTGGTTGAAGGGATTGCCACGATTGCAGCGGCGTTCTATCCGAAGAAAGTGATTGTCCGTCTGTCTGACTTTAAATCCAACGAATATGCCAACCTGGTCGGCGGAGATATCTACGAACCGCATGAAGAGAACCCGATGCTGGGCTTCCGTGGTGCAGGCCGTTATGTGCATGATGATTTCCGTGATTGTTTCGCTCTGGAATGTGAAGCAGTGAAACGTGTGCGTAATGATATGGATCTGACTAACGTCGAAGTGATGATCCCGTTTGTCCGTACTGTGGCACAGGCAGAAGCCGTGGTGAATGAACTGGCGGTTCATGGTCTGAAACGCGGTGAAAACGGCCTGCGTCTGATCATGATGTGTGAAATCCCGTCAAACGCACTGCTGGCAGATCAGTTCCTCGAGTATTTCGATGGCTTCTCTATCGGCTCCAACGACATGACACAGCTGACACTGGGTCTGGATCGCGATTCCGGTGTGGTTTCCACTCTGTTTGACGAGCGTAACGATGCGGTGAAAGCGCTGCTGTCGATGGCTATCAAAGCGGCGAAAGCACGTAACAAATATGTGGGAATCTGTGGTCAGGGGCCATCCGACCACCAGGATTTTGCTGCCTGGCTGATGGAGCAGGGAATCGACAGTGTTTCTCTTAATCCGGATACTGTAGTGAAAACCTGGATTTCATTAGCAGAAAATCACTGA
- a CDS encoding hemin-degrading factor: MHSETLSRYLALKEQGHLIHARDIAAEMGISEAELAHCRAGYDACRLTRDIPAIFRMLGTAGELKSITRNDHAVHEHTGTYDNAEFGEHACLLLNPYGLDLRFFLSQWQTVFAFAENTSRGLRHSLQFFDRRGDAVHKIYTTADTDMGVWHHLTAQFAAYDNPPVVPEPAVIPACTSLTPEQQAEFTRHWQQMTDVHQFFVLLKRFNISRLQAFRCVDNTLAQRVDNSALSRLLTQCTEEQNDIMIFVANRGCVQIFTGAIGRVEPYISPRDGQHWINIFNPSFTLHLIESAVAESWITRKPTKDGIVTSLELFDKNGQAIAQLFGQRTEGEPEQTIWRSQINALLTDCSGEAAA, encoded by the coding sequence ATGCACAGTGAAACACTCTCCCGTTACCTTGCCCTGAAAGAACAGGGACATCTTATCCACGCCCGTGATATCGCCGCTGAGATGGGCATATCCGAGGCAGAACTGGCACACTGCCGGGCCGGTTATGACGCCTGCCGCCTCACCCGGGATATCCCCGCCATTTTCCGGATGCTGGGCACCGCCGGGGAGCTGAAAAGCATCACCCGCAATGACCACGCGGTACATGAACATACCGGCACCTATGATAATGCTGAATTCGGGGAACACGCCTGCCTGCTGCTGAACCCGTACGGGCTGGATTTACGCTTTTTCCTGTCTCAGTGGCAGACGGTATTTGCCTTCGCGGAAAATACCTCGCGCGGCCTGCGCCACAGCCTTCAGTTTTTTGATCGCCGCGGGGATGCTGTCCACAAAATTTATACCACTGCTGATACCGATATGGGGGTCTGGCATCACCTGACAGCACAGTTCGCCGCGTATGATAACCCGCCGGTTGTTCCGGAACCGGCTGTCATCCCGGCCTGCACATCACTGACACCGGAGCAGCAGGCTGAATTTACCCGTCACTGGCAGCAAATGACGGATGTTCACCAATTTTTTGTTCTGTTAAAAAGATTTAATATCAGTCGCTTGCAGGCATTCCGTTGTGTGGATAACACCCTGGCACAGCGGGTGGATAACAGCGCGTTATCACGCCTGCTCACTCAGTGTACGGAAGAACAGAATGACATTATGATCTTTGTCGCCAACCGGGGCTGTGTACAGATTTTTACCGGCGCCATTGGCCGGGTTGAACCTTATATCAGCCCCCGCGACGGACAGCACTGGATCAATATTTTCAATCCGTCGTTCACTCTCCATCTGATCGAATCGGCTGTTGCGGAATCCTGGATTACCCGCAAACCCACCAAAGACGGTATTGTCACCAGCCTGGAATTATTTGATAAAAACGGTCAGGCTATCGCCCAGCTGTTCGGACAGCGCACCGAGGGTGAACCGGAACAAACGATCTGGCGCAGTCAGATTAATGCCCTGCTGACAGACTGCAGCGGTGAGGCGGCGGCATGA
- the hemP gene encoding hemin uptake protein HemP, which produces MTENNQNSVISVLTGYKNTATDKITVISSEALLGPQQRIIIRHQNEEYHLRRTKNGKLILTK; this is translated from the coding sequence ATGACTGAAAATAATCAGAATTCTGTGATATCCGTACTTACCGGATATAAAAATACAGCAACAGATAAAATCACGGTTATCAGCAGTGAAGCACTCCTGGGGCCGCAGCAGCGGATTATTATCCGCCATCAGAATGAGGAATATCACCTGCGCAGGACTAAAAACGGAAAACTTATTCTGACCAAATAA
- a CDS encoding FecCD family ABC transporter permease, translating to MNNPPAFHLRRLCLCFLLVIMILTAMNTGGLPVSVSAFLRGEVTPQLWQIWLSVRLPRIVLTVLVGMALATAGVLLQGLFRNPLADPGLLGISSGAAVAVALGIVFIAPYLNGAVTLYLHIITAFSGALCISGLIFLLNRRRQPLLRLLLCGIAVNAISMSFVGVLNYLSDDKELRQFSLWMMGSTGHISWTLLLPAIVLALPVFYAAFRLARPLDMIQLGEEEAHYAGVNVRRTQQCVLLISALLTGIAVALSGIIGFIGLVIPHLMRMIFGWHHRLLLVTSALAGALLLLLSDTLARTLVVPAEIPVGLLTGLLGAPYFLWLIFSVKE from the coding sequence ATGAATAATCCGCCCGCCTTTCATCTGCGCCGCCTGTGCCTCTGTTTTCTGTTGGTGATCATGATATTGACGGCCATGAATACCGGCGGACTGCCGGTTTCTGTCAGCGCATTCCTGCGGGGTGAAGTAACCCCGCAACTCTGGCAGATCTGGTTATCTGTCCGTCTGCCGCGGATTGTTCTGACAGTTCTGGTGGGCATGGCACTGGCCACCGCCGGAGTATTATTACAGGGATTATTCCGCAACCCGCTGGCAGACCCCGGTTTGCTCGGGATCAGCAGCGGCGCAGCCGTTGCGGTGGCACTGGGGATTGTCTTTATCGCGCCTTATCTGAATGGTGCGGTCACACTGTATCTGCATATTATTACTGCCTTCAGCGGTGCACTTTGTATCAGCGGACTGATTTTTCTGCTCAACCGCCGCCGTCAGCCTTTGCTGCGTCTGTTACTGTGCGGTATTGCCGTTAACGCAATCAGTATGTCCTTTGTCGGCGTGCTCAATTATCTGAGTGATGATAAAGAATTACGTCAGTTTTCACTGTGGATGATGGGCAGCACCGGGCACATCAGCTGGACTCTGCTTCTGCCTGCTATCGTACTGGCACTCCCTGTGTTTTATGCCGCATTCAGACTGGCACGTCCGCTGGATATGATTCAGCTGGGAGAAGAAGAAGCGCATTATGCCGGAGTGAATGTCCGCCGGACACAACAGTGTGTCCTGCTGATCAGTGCCCTGCTCACCGGGATTGCCGTGGCACTGAGCGGGATTATCGGTTTTATCGGCCTGGTTATCCCGCACCTGATGCGTATGATTTTCGGCTGGCACCACCGGCTTCTGCTGGTGACATCAGCCCTTGCCGGTGCACTGCTGTTACTGCTCTCCGATACACTCGCCCGCACACTGGTGGTACCAGCAGAAATCCCGGTCGGATTACTGACCGGATTACTTGGTGCACCCTATTTTCTCTGGCTGATTTTCTCTGTGAAGGAATGA
- a CDS encoding helix-turn-helix domain-containing protein encodes MSESVVNDIIKWLETQLQRNEGIKIDTIADKSGYSKWHLQRIFKDIKGCTLGEYVRKRRLLEAAKSLRDNDMSILDIALQYGFSSQATFTRIFKKHFNTTPAKFRDHGQLPEPRCFMECGSH; translated from the coding sequence ATGTCAGAAAGTGTAGTGAACGATATTATCAAATGGCTGGAAACCCAGTTACAGCGCAATGAAGGGATCAAGATTGATACTATTGCGGATAAGAGCGGTTATTCAAAATGGCATCTCCAGCGTATTTTCAAAGATATCAAGGGATGCACATTAGGTGAGTATGTCCGTAAGCGCCGCCTGCTGGAAGCAGCTAAATCTCTGCGCGATAACGATATGTCTATTCTGGATATCGCGTTGCAGTATGGCTTCAGCTCACAGGCAACCTTTACCCGCATCTTTAAAAAACATTTCAATACCACACCGGCAAAATTCCGTGATCACGGTCAGTTGCCGGAACCGCGCTGTTTTATGGAGTGCGGTTCACACTAA
- a CDS encoding 3-deoxy-7-phosphoheptulonate synthase — protein MEKTDELRTRAIDKLITPSALAGEFPATEAINKNVTTSRTRIERILTGDDPRLLVIVGPCSVHDPIAALDYAQRLSELLPKYSSRLEIVMRTYFEKPRTVVGWKGLISDPRLDNSCQVNEGIRLARKLLIDVNALNVPTATEFLDMVTGQYIADLISWGAIGARTTESQIHREMASALSCPVGFKNGTDGNIKIAIDAIRAAQAGHMFLSPDKDGQMTIYQTKGNPFGHIIMRGGKTPNYAAGDIAHACDQLRQFDLPEHLVIDFSHGNCQKIHRRQLDVAKDVAQQIKDGSRAIAGVMAESFIQEGTQKLVNHKAPVYGQSITDPCLSWADTVTMLDILADAADARFS, from the coding sequence ATGGAAAAAACGGATGAACTGCGCACACGGGCGATAGACAAACTGATCACCCCGTCTGCGCTGGCCGGTGAGTTTCCGGCCACAGAAGCAATTAATAAGAATGTCACCACATCACGAACCCGCATTGAACGTATTTTAACCGGCGATGATCCGCGTCTGCTGGTGATTGTCGGCCCCTGCTCCGTGCATGACCCGATCGCCGCGCTGGATTACGCACAGCGCCTGAGCGAACTGCTGCCGAAATACAGCTCACGCCTTGAAATTGTGATGCGCACCTATTTTGAAAAGCCGCGTACCGTGGTCGGCTGGAAAGGACTGATTTCAGATCCGCGTCTGGATAACTCCTGTCAGGTCAATGAAGGTATCCGGCTGGCGCGCAAACTGCTGATCGACGTTAATGCACTGAATGTCCCGACAGCCACCGAGTTTCTCGATATGGTCACGGGGCAGTATATTGCGGATCTTATCAGCTGGGGGGCTATCGGTGCCCGGACCACGGAAAGCCAGATCCACCGCGAAATGGCCTCCGCACTCTCCTGCCCGGTCGGCTTCAAAAACGGTACTGACGGCAATATCAAAATTGCGATTGATGCCATCCGCGCCGCACAGGCCGGTCATATGTTCCTGTCACCGGATAAAGACGGGCAGATGACGATTTATCAGACCAAAGGCAATCCGTTCGGGCACATTATTATGCGCGGCGGTAAGACACCGAACTATGCTGCCGGTGATATTGCTCACGCCTGTGATCAACTGCGCCAGTTTGATCTGCCGGAACATCTGGTGATTGATTTCAGCCACGGCAACTGTCAGAAAATCCACCGCCGTCAGCTGGATGTCGCCAAAGATGTCGCACAGCAGATTAAAGACGGCTCGCGGGCTATCGCCGGTGTTATGGCCGAAAGCTTTATTCAGGAAGGCACACAAAAACTGGTGAATCACAAAGCGCCGGTTTACGGGCAGTCAATTACCGATCCGTGCCTGAGCTGGGCAGATACCGTCACCATGCTGGATATTCTGGCTGATGCGGCGGATGCCCGTTTCAGCTGA
- a CDS encoding heme/hemin ABC transporter substrate-binding protein has translation MKKYVLLLLLLCFFPPARSMQGSIITLGGDVTEIVFALGAGDRVIARDTTSEHPPQVTQLPDVGYLRLLNAEGLLSLQPSLILASELAYPSAVLSQISAAGIPVVTVSAAAELPAITAKVRQIAEALALQSAAAVLVADINRKLDAVPQTPLPVNVLFLLSHAGTAPMAAGTDTAADSLIRSAGGRNAAASFRRYRPLSAEGMIAAQPDLVVITRSGLASLGSTGNLWQLPGLAQTPAGKHKRVLVADDMGFLGFGLQTPDTLHQLREAMEAAAVL, from the coding sequence ATGAAAAAATATGTCCTCCTGCTACTGCTGCTCTGTTTTTTTCCACCTGCACGCAGTATGCAGGGCAGCATTATTACCCTTGGCGGTGATGTCACGGAGATTGTTTTTGCACTCGGTGCCGGTGACAGGGTAATTGCCCGTGATACCACCAGCGAGCATCCGCCGCAGGTCACTCAGTTGCCGGATGTCGGCTATCTGCGGCTTCTGAATGCGGAAGGTCTGCTGTCGCTTCAGCCTTCACTGATCCTCGCCAGTGAACTGGCTTATCCTTCTGCCGTTTTATCGCAGATCAGCGCGGCGGGTATCCCTGTCGTCACTGTCAGTGCTGCGGCAGAACTACCGGCTATTACCGCGAAAGTCCGTCAGATTGCGGAGGCTCTGGCCTTACAGTCAGCCGCCGCTGTACTGGTCGCTGACATTAACCGGAAACTGGATGCTGTACCGCAGACACCACTGCCGGTGAATGTACTGTTTCTGCTCAGCCACGCCGGTACTGCTCCGATGGCAGCCGGTACAGATACGGCGGCAGACAGCCTTATCCGCAGTGCAGGCGGAAGAAACGCAGCCGCTTCTTTCCGCCGTTATCGCCCGCTGTCAGCAGAAGGAATGATTGCCGCTCAGCCCGATTTAGTGGTGATCACCCGCAGCGGTCTGGCTTCTCTCGGCAGCACCGGCAATCTCTGGCAGTTACCGGGGCTGGCTCAGACACCTGCCGGAAAACATAAGCGGGTATTGGTGGCTGATGATATGGGGTTTCTCGGCTTCGGGTTACAAACCCCGGATACACTGCATCAGTTACGTGAAGCGATGGAGGCAGCAGCCGTGTTATGA